The genomic window AGGATGAGTTCGCGGGCTTGGCGGGGATCGCGCGCTCGCACATGGGCAAGATTGAGCGCGGCGAGCACATGCCGACACTCGCTCTCATTCTAAAAATTTCCCTGGCTCTCAAGATCAGCTCGGCCGAACTGATGACGGCCACGGAGCGCAACCTCTACCTTCAGGGCGATGCGTGACGCCGGATGTGGCGCAGGCGTCGTAGCTAATCGCTCTTTGGCGAACGCAAACGCTCGATGAAGCGCTCTACGGGTGCGGATAGTCCGCTACCGCCTTCGGGCCGAAGCAGGTAGGTGATGATGACGGCCGAATCGAGCGCCAACGGCCGGATCACCACGTCGGGACGTTGACACGCCGCGATTCGGGTCGCCGTTGCGAAGCCGATGCCGTAACCAGCTCCGACCAATGTGAGCATCATGTCCAGCGACGAGACATGCTCAACGATGGTGGACTCGCGCTCCAGGGGATGTAGCAGCCGGGTCAATTCGCGGCAGTAGCCCTCGCAAAGCTGCGGATCGCACATCACCAGCGGGTAACTCACGAGTTCACGTAGCGACACTTCCTTGTGGGCCAGCAACGGGTGCCGGATCGGCACGGTCACCACCAGCGGGTCCTGCCAGATGGGCTCCGTCACCAGTCCGTCGCCGACGTCCGCGGTGTGTGCGAAACCGATCGCGAAGTCGCCGGATCGCAGTCCCCGCAACTGTTCCGCCAGGGTGACCTCGGAGAGCCGTATTTCGATCTCCGGCTCCTCCTGGCGGCACAGGGCAAGAAGTGCAGACAGCCGCGGGTCGATGGCGCCATCGGAGATGGCGATGCGCACGCTGCCTCTTAGGCCTGCGGCGATCGCCCTGACGTTTTCTCGTGCCTGCTCCAGGTTGGTGAACAGCCTGCGAATGTCCTGAAGGAAGGTGGTGCCCGCTGGCGTCAACCGCGTTCCCCGCCGATCGCGGTCAAAGAGCAGCACCCCCAGTTCGTCTTCCAATTCCTTGATCGTGCGGGACAGCGGCGGCTGCTCGATGTGCAAGCGCTCCGCAGCACGGGTGAAATGCAGCTCTTCGGCGAGAGCCACGAAGCAGCGCAAATGACGAAGTTCCATGGGCACGTCCTTCAGCAATCCTGGTCATTGGGTTGGCCACGGCGCATTGCTGCCGAAGTGCGCTTAGAGGGGGCGACGTAGTGCTGGGTCCCTCTTCAGGGCGAGGAAAAAGGCCATCGGTGTATCTGAATAAGAATACATATGTTCATGTATTAACTCAAGTCAAGGGCGGTAGCAACTGTTTCGGAACGTGACGCCGAAGCCAACCCGCTCAATGCTTGAGCGGCTAAGGCAGTACTGACGCCAAAGTAGCGCGAGCCCACAGAGGGGCTCGCGAGATGTAGGACTGAAGGCGCTCTGCCTTCATGGAAAGGCCCAAATCAGGCCGGGTTGATTTCCAACGAGCCACGGTTGATCTGGTCGCGTTCCATCGACTCGAACAAGGCACCGAAGTTTCCTTCGCCGAAGCCCTCGCGGTAGTTGCCCTTGCGCTCGATGAACTCGAAGAACACCGGGCCAAGCAGCGGCTCGGAGAATATCTGCAGCAGCAGGCGGGGCTGGCCGCCTTCGGTCGTGCCGTCGAGCAGAATGCCGCGCGCCTGCAACTCGGGTACGGGCTGGCCATGGCCGGGCAGGCGCTTTTCCAAGTTTGCGTAATAGATGTCGTTGGGGGCGGTCAGCAGCGGGATACCGGCCATCTGCACGCGGTCGAGCGCATCGAGTAGGTTGTCGCACAGCAGGGCGATGTGCTGGATGCCCTCGCCGCTGAACTGCATCAAGAATTCCTCAATCTGGCCGCCGCCCTGGCGTGCTTCCTCGTTCAGCGGGATGCGGATCAGGCCGTCCGGCGCGCTCATCGCCTTGGAGGCTAGGCCGGTGTACTCGCCGTTGATGTCGAAGTAGCGGATCTCTTGGAAGTTGAAGAACTTCGTGTAGAAGTCGGCCCAGTACTCCGACTCGCACAAGCGCAATCCCATGGACGTGTTCCGCGCGTCTGTCCAGAACTGGCCAGAGGTTGTGGAGTGCCATGCGCTGACCGGCGACATGGACTATCTGCTGCGGGTGGTCGTCATGGACATGGCTCACTACTCCCGCTTCGTGCTCGACACGCTGCTCAAGCACCCCAGCGTGCAGGACTGCAAGACCAGCTTCGTGCTGGATCGCGTAAAGAGCACCACGGCCTTGCCCCTATGAGCATTCGGCCGGTTGGTGTGGCGGGGATGCAAATAGCGATTGACCTTCCAACGGTGGCAAGGAGCACACTTCAAACACCCCAACCCGAAAGGAGTTTTCCATGCAATTCCATCTCGAAGACATGACCTGCGGCGGCTGCGCCCGCACTGTGACGAAAACGATCCAAATGATCGACCCCAACGCCAAGATCGTCACGGACCCGCCGACCCGCCGTGTCGAGGTCCAGACCTCGGCCTCGCAAGAGCAGATCGCCGCGGCCCTGAGCGAAGCTGGCTTCCCGCCGCGCGCGCAGTAACACCGCATCGTGGCCGGCATGCACACAGGACGGCCGATGCGAGCACGTGCGCTGCGCCGTACCTGGCGCGGCGCTCAGTGCATCCCAAGGTAGGCCGACCTTGGCCACAGGGCCATCGCCACCATCATCAGGTTCTCGGTCAGGGACACGAAGCCCAGCGGCACGTTGCTGTCCCCGCCCACGCAGGCGCACTTGAGTTCCCGGCGATCGACATAGACCGCCTTGAAAACCGACACGGCCCCGACGGTCCCGATGAACAGCGCCAACGGAATCGACACCCACATCCCCACGCCCGCGACCATCTGGACGCCTGCGATGGCCTCCGCGAACGGGTAGAAATAGGCATACCGAACCCAGCGCTTGGCCAGCAGGTCGTCGCGAAGCCGTCCACGTCCTTGAGCTTCTGCAGCGCCAGGAGGCACATGGCAAAGGCCACGAACCACTCTGCCGCCTGAATGCTCTAGACTTGGCCGAAGGCCGCCCAGCTCGCCGCCAGCGCCATTGCGGCCGCCGTGGCGAACAGCGCGATCACAGGGGTCTAGGTCACGGCGTTCTTGTCCTTCACGGACATGCCGAAGAATTTGCGTAGGTCGTCGTAGCCGCCCACGCGCCGCCCGTTTATGAAGACCTGGGGCGTGGTCTCGATGCCATGCTCCTTCTTGAACGCATCCGTCTGCTCGCGGCTTGCCAAGTGTTTGTCCTCGACCTCGTAGCCCTTGCGGTTGAGCAGATCGAGCGACTTCAGCCCGTAGGGGCAGGTATGGCCGGGCATGACCATTCGGTAGAGCGTGGCTAGCTTGGGCGCAGACATGCAGGACTTCTCCTGTGGGACTTTCCATGGGCCGGCCGTCACGGATTTAAGGACGTTGATGACCTTTCCAGCCTAACCGACGACCGTGCAAAGGGAGTGTAGACACCTGGCTCGCGGGTTGGTCTGGCCCACGGGTTGGTTATCTGGCGGCAATGCCGTCAGTCCTCCATCTGCCAGAGCAACCCTGCCGCAGGCCGGTGCGCCTGAGGCAGCACGCAGGCTCCTAGTGGTTCTCCTTGGCATGGTTGATCGTGTACTTGGGGATCTCGACGGTCAGGTCTTCGGTCGCAACGATGGCCTGGCAGCTCAGCCGCGACTGCGCCTCCAGTCCCCAGGCCCGGTCGAGCAGATCGTCCTCGCATTCCTCGACTTCGTTTAGAGAATCGAACCCCTTGCGCACGATGCAGTGACAGGTCGTGCAGGCACAGCTCATGTCGCAGGCATGCTCGATCTCGATGCCGTTGTCCAGCAGGGCCTCGCAGATCGAAGTGCCTGCTGGCACGTTCAGTTCGGCTCCCTCAGGCGCCAGTTCAGGATGGGGCAAGACGGTGATTTTGGGCATATCTCTCCTGGCTGCTCAGTGCGCACACGGCTTTTTTCCTGCTGCGTTGGCTCGCGCGCGGCGCGGCACTGCGCCAGTGCGCGCTTCGGGCTTGTTGTCACTGATATCGGGCTGCTCCAGCGTGTGCAGGATCGGGCAGTCGGGCCGTTCGTCGCCGGCGCAACACCGGATCAGCGCCTTGAGCGTCGCGGCCATCTCCAGCATGCTCTCGATGCGCCGGTCCAACTCGTCGATGTGTTGCTGGGCCAGACGCTTTACATCAGCACTCTGGCGCGACTTGTCATTCCACAGTCCCAGCAAGTCCGTGATCTCGGCCACCGAGAAGCCGAGGTCGCGCGAACGCCGGATGAAATGCAACCGGTGAACGTCGTCCTGGGTATAGGCGCGGTAGCCCGAATCGGTGCGGTCAGCCGGAGGGATCAGACCGATTTGCTCGTAGTAGCGGATCATTTTGGCCGAGACCTTCGAGGCCTTGGATGCTTCACCGATGTTCATGGTGTTCCTCCTTTCTCAATGAGCGGTATCCGCCGCCAGCGGCGGCTGGAAGCGGCGCAGGCGCAGCGCGTTGCCGAGCACGAACACGCTGGACAGCGCCATCGCGCCAGCCGCGAAGATCGGCGACAACAGCACACCGTATGCGGGGTACAGGACGCCAGCGGCCACCGGGATCAGGGCCGTGTTGTAGCCAAACGCCCAGAACAGGTTCTGGCGGATGTTGCCGATGGTCGCCTTGGACAGCGCGATGGCGTTGGGCACGCCCTGCAGGTTGCCCGACATCAGCACTACGTCGGCCGACTCCACCGCCACGTCGGTGCCGGTGCCGATGGCCAGGCCCACGTCGGCCTCGGCCAGCGCCGGGGCGTCGTTGATGCCGTCGCCCACGTAGGCGATCTGGCCGTGGCTGGCTTTCAGCCGGCGCACGGCTTCGACCTTGCCCTCGGGCAGCACTTCGGCCACCACCTCGTCGATGCCCAGTTGCTTGGCGATGGCCTGCGCGGTACGCGCGTTGTCGCCGGTGATCATCGCCACCTTCAGGCCGAGCTGGTGCAACGCGGCAATGGCCGCGGGCGTGCTGGACTTGATCGGATCGGCCACCGCGATGATGGCGGCCAGCCGGCCGTCGATCGCGGCGTACAGCGGTGACTTGCCCTCGTTGCCCAGGCGCTCGGCCGTGCGAGCGAAGCTGCCCACGTCCAACCCCAGCTCACGCATGAAGCGATCGGCACCGACCTCGACACGCGCGCCGTCCACGGTGGCGCGCACGCCCATGCCCGTGACCGAATCGAAGTCTGTCATCGTCGGCAGCGCGATGCCACCTTCCACGGCCGACTCGACGATGGCGCGTGCGATCGGATGCTCCGAGCGCGATTCGACAGCGGCGACCTTCGCCAGCACCTGGTTGCGGTCAAAGCCGTCGGCAATCTCCAGGTCGGTCAGGACCGGGCGGCCCTCGGTCAGCGTGCCGGTCTTGTCCACGGCCACCACCTTGGCGTCCTTGAGCAGTTGCAGGGCTTCACCCTTGCGGAACAGCACGCCCATCTCGGCGCCCCGGCCCGTGCCGACCATGATGGAGGTCGGCGTCGCCAAACCCATGGCGCAAGGGCAGGCAATGATCAGCACCGCCACGGCATTGACCAGCGCGAAGGACAGCGCGGGCGACGGGCCGAACACCAGCCAGACCAGGAAGGTCAGCACCGCGGCCAGCATGACGGCGGGCACGAACCACAGCGTCACCTTGTCCACCACGGCCTGGATCGGCAGCTTGGAACCTTGCGCCTGCTCGACCATGCGGATGATCTGCGCCAGCATGGTCTGACCGCCCACGGCGGTGGCACGCAGCGTCAGCGCACCCTTCTGGTTGACGGTGCCGCCGACCACGGTGCTGCCTTCCGCCTTTTCGACGGGAATCGGCTCGCCGGTGATCATCGACTCGTCCACGAAGCTGCGGCCCTCGGTCACTTCACCATCGACCGGCACGCGCTCGCCGGGGCGCACTTCCACGATGTCGCCCTGCGCCACGTCGTTGATCGGGATGTCCACGATGCGGCCGTCGCGCAGCACGTGCGCCTCCTTGGCCTGCAGGCCGATCAGGCGCTTGATGGCCTCGGAGGTGCGGCCCTTGGCCCGTGCCTCAAGAAAGCGGCCCAGCAGGATCAGCGCCACGATGACGGCTGCCGCCTCGTAGTACACGTTCACCGTGCCGGCCGGCAGCAGACTGGGCGCGAACGTGGCGACCATCGAATAACCGAAGGCCGCGGCCGTGCCGACCGCGACCAGCGAGTTCATGTCGGGACCCAGGCGGAACAGCGCCGGGAAGCCCTTCTCATAGAAGCGCCAGCCCGGAATGGCGAGCACCAGCAGGGTCAGCACGAACTGCAGATACCAGCTCTGCTGGATGCCAATGGTGGAAGCCACCCACTCGTGCATGCCGGGAATCATGTGCGAGCCCATTTCGAGCACGAACACAGGCAGCGCCAGCACGGCGGCCAGGGTCAGGTCGCGCTTGAGTTCGGCGCGCTCGGCGTCCTTTTTCTCGGCAGCTTCCTCGTCGGCCTGCATGCCTGTATCGACCGGGCTGGCCTCGTAGCCGACCTTATCGACAGCAGCAATCAGATCCTGCACGGATGCTACGCCACGCACGGTAGCGCGCTCGGTCGCCAGATTGACCACAGCCTCAGTGACGCCCGGCACCGCCTTGAGCGCCTTCTCGACGCGGCCCACGCACGAAGCGCAGGTCATGCCTCCGATCGCCAGCTCGATGGTGCCCTGAGGCACGTCGTACCCTACCTTCTCGATCGCCTGGATCAGCGCCATGCGATCGACAGGACGGTTCAGGCGAATGTCCGCTCGCTCGGTGGCGAGATTGACAGACACGCTTGCCACGCCCTCGACCTTGGCAAGGGCGGCCTCGACTCGGCCGACACAGCTTGCGCAGGTCATGCCCTCGATGGGCAGGCTGATTGCCGCTGCTTGGGCGCCAGCACTACTCGTTGTTGCCATGCTCATGGTGTGCTTCCCATAGTTGAAATTCGACATGGAGGGAGCTTAGGGTTTACCATCGTGGGAAGGTCAAGCGCTTTTTCGGATGCTGTCAGGTTTCAGAAATGACCCGGTGCACGGGGAACGGAGGCCTTGCCTGCCAGGCTCGCACTGGTTCTTTGCTGCGCGCGCCTAAGCGGCCGCTGCCTTGTTAATTCTGAAGGGCGAAAACAGCCATTCGAGGTTAGGAAATATTTTAAAAATGAATACAAGTAAGCCATTCAGTACCCCACCGAAGGGTCCCAGCGCCGATTTGGAATCGCTGTCACAGAATGACGTGACCATCTTGGCTGAGACATTCCGCCTCCTGGGTGACCCGTCCCGGCTGAGAATCATGCTGTGCTGCATGAAAGGCTCTTCCTCGGTCGGGGACATCGCTGAAACCCTCGAACTCTCGCAGTCGCTGGTGAGCCACCACCTGCGGCTGCTGCGCGGTGCTCGCCTGGTCAAGGGCGTGCGCCAAGCCAAACAGATCTTCTATGAGGTGGCGGACAAGCACGTGAACCAGGTGCTGCTGGATATGGCCACCCACATCGCGGAAGACCACAACGACGAGTAACTGTTGGGCATAGCATGCCGTTGCGGCGTGGCCTACGTTCCATGGCGATATGCGCCCCACCGCCCGCAGCTGCGTTCGGTGAGGTGGTTTGGATGCCGCTTCCGATCAATCAGAAGTTGAGCGCGCGCTTGTCCACGGCCAGCGAGGCCTCTTTGAACGTCTCGGAGAGGGTCGGATGGGCAAAGCAGATGCGGGCGATGTCTTCGCTGCTGGCCTTGAACGCCATGGCGATCACGGCCTCGGCCACCAGTTCACTGGCCTGCGGGCCGACCACATGCACGCCGAGTATCTCATCAGTGGCAGGATCGGCGATCACCTTGACGAGGCCCGGCGTGTCGCCCAGCGCACGCGCGCGGCCATTGGCCATGAACGGGAAGGAACCGATTCGATAGGCGGTGCCCTGCTCTTTGAGCTGCTGCTCGGTGCGGCCTACCCAGGCAATCTCTGGGCTGGTGTAGATGACGTTGGGGATCGTATTGAAATCGACGTGACCGTGCTGGCCGGCAATGCGCTCGGCCACTGCGACACCTTCCTCTTCCGCCTTGTGCGCCAACATCGGGCCACGCACCACGTCACCGATGGCCCAGATGCCGGGCACACTGGTGCGGCATTCATCGTCCACCAGCACGGCGCCGCGCTCATCCAGTTGGAGTCCCACGGCGGCCGGATTCAGGCCTTCGGTGTTGGGCACACGGCCGATAGCCACGATCACTTTGTCTGCCTGCAAGGACTGCGTCTGGCCCTGGCTGTCGGTGTAGTGAATAGTCACGCCAGCCTCGGTTGCATTGACTTCGCGAACCTTCGCACCTAGTTCGATCTTCAGGCCTTGCTTGTCGAACGCCTTCTTCGCCTCCTTGGCGATGGCTTGGTCGACGATTGGCAGGAAGCTGGGCAAGCCTTCGAGGATCGTGACATCCGCCCCCAGGCGGCGCCAAACGGAGCCCAGCTCCAGGCCGATCACGCCGGCACCGATGACGGCCAACCGATCGGGCACGGCCGCGATGTCCAGCGCGCCGTCGTTGGAGAGCACGACCCGCTCATCGAACGGTAGGTTGGGGAGTGGCCGCACGTTGGAGCCTGTGGCAACGATGATCTGCTTGCCCACCAAGGTAACAGCCTCATCGGCGGCGACGCTCACCTCGAAGCCACCATCGACAGTCCTGGTGAAAGACGCCAGGCCGTTGAAAAACTGGACCTTGTTTTTGCGGAACAGATAAAGGATGCCTTCGTTGCTGGACTTCACGACCTGATTCTTACGTTCCAACATCGTGGTCACATCCATGCGCAGATCACCCGTGGAGATGCCGTGCGTGCCAAAGTGGTGCTTGGCTTGTTCAAAGTTCTCTGACGACTGCAGTAGCGCTTTCGAAGGGATACAACCGATGTTGTTGCAGGTGCCGCCAGGTGCTGGCTTTCCGTCCTTGTTCTTCCAGGCATCTACACAAGCGACCTTCATGCCTAATTGGGCAGCGCGAATGGCCGCGATGTATCCGCCTGGGCCGGCACCGATAACAATGACGTCGAAATGCATTTCCATGATTTACATCTCCAAAGTTTTTGAGGAAATAGTGAGCGCCTATGTCGCGCCTTTTGTCAGGTGGTCGCCAGATTACAGCTCGTTCCCTGACGATCACGTTGAACACTACGGCAGAACGAACCGGGCGCTCGCGGTATTGCCCCCACGTTCGACTTGGACGACGGCCTTCGTGCCCTTGGCTGCGGCGAAGGTCCCGCTGCCTTCGAGGCGGCTTCCGTCCGCGGCAGGCGTGAGTTGCACCTCCTGCTTTTGTGAGCCGGTCAACAGTGTGAGCTTGGCTTTGGTGTTGCTTACATTGACCTGCTTGCCGTGGTCGCGCAGGTAGAGTTGCGCTGCTGCGGGCTGAACGACCAACTCGTAGTCCACGTCCCGGACTTCGGTCACGACGCCACCATGCAGCGGCTTGTGGTCATGCGCGTGGTCATGGTCGCCTGCGGCGAAGGCGGTGACGGATGCCAGGGCGAGGGCGGTGCCGGCCGTGAGGGAACGAAATCGAACAGACATGAAAGCTCCTATAGGGTTACGGTGGTTGAAATCGGGTGACAGAAGGCGTTGCATCAGAATGCCTCCGCGTCGCGGTCGTCCAGCAGGCGTTCGGCAGGCTTGCGGCCGAACAGCCAGAACATGGCGGGTGTAAGGAAGGTGTCTAGCAGCGTGGAGCTGACCAGCCCCGAGAAGATCACCACCGCGACGGGGTGCAGGATCTCAGTACCGGGTCGGGACGCCTCGAACAGCAGCGGGGCCAGCGCGAAGGCCGTGACCAGCGCGGTCATCAGAACCGGGGAAAGCCGTTCGAGCGAGCCACGCACGATCATCTTCTGGTCGAAGTCCTCGCCCTCCATGCGCATGAGGTTGAGGTAGTGGCTCACCTTCAGGATGCCGTTGCGCACAGAAATACCCGCGAGCGTGATGAAGCCGACCAGGGCGGCCACGGACAACGGCTGGCCAGACAGCCACAGCCCCAACACGGCGCCGACCAGGGCCAATGGAATGTTCACCATGATGAGCGCTGATAGGACGACCGACTTGTAGCGCGTGTACAACACCACGAACATGAGCGTCAGGGAGACGATGGACAGCAGGCCCACCAGTCGCGAGGCTTCCTCTTGTGCCTGGAACTGGCCGCCCAGCGTGATGAAGTAGCCTTCGGGCAAGCGCACTTCTTGGACGACGCTGCGTATGTCGGCCACTACTTCGGACAGCGGCCGTCCCTGAGCGTTGGCCGACAAAACTATGCGTCGACGGCCATCGTCGCGGCTGACCTGGTTGGGGCCGTCGCTGTCTTCGATGGTGGCAAGGCGCGACAACGGGACCCGACCCATGGGCGTGTCGATGAGGATGCGGCTCAAGCCCTCAATCGACCGCGCCTGCTCGGGCAGGCGAACCACCAGCGCGAAGCGGCGGTTGCCCTCGATGACCTCGGTGATCTTTTCGCCTTCGACCAGGCTTTGCAGCGTGGACAGAATTTGCGGTGCGGCCACGCCGTAGCGTCCCGCCGCCGCATAATCCACGCGGATTTTGATCTGCGGCGCTAGGACCTGCTTTTCGATCTCCAGGTCAGCAAGCCCCGGAATTCCGGCCAGCTTGGCGCGCAGCAGATCCGCCTGCCCGCGCAGGACGTCCAGGTCCTCGCCGAACACCTTGATGGCGATCTGCGAGCGCACCCCCGACAACATGTGGTCGATGCGGTGCGAGATCGGCTGGCCAATGCCGATGGAGCCGGGCAAGTGAGCCAGACGCGAACGGATGTCGGCGGTGATCTCCTCCATGGAGCGCTTTAGCTCCGAGGCGGGCAGCAGGCCCACGTCCAGCTCGCTGACATGCACGCCTTCGGCATGCTCGTCCAGCTCGGCCCGTCCGCTGCGCCGGCCCACGTGCTGCACCTCTGGCACCTGCGCGACCAGCAGCTCGGCTTGCTGGGCAAGCGCCGAAGATTCGGCCAGCGTCACACCGGGATTCAGGCGCAGGCCCACCAGCAACGTTCCTTCATTGAACGGGGGCAGGAACGTGGTCGGGAAGAATGGCACCGCGGCGACAGCCAGTGTGACAGCCACAGCGGCCATGCCAAGGGCGGCACGCGGCCGCTGCAAGACCCGCTGCAGGCCGCCCTGATAGCGCGTCTTCAACCAGGCTAGAAGCCGAGTGTCGCCATGGTCCAGCGTCCTCATCTTGGGCAGCAGGTAGTACGAAAGCACCGGAGTGACCGTCACAGAGACCAGCAGCGAGGCCAGCGTGGAGACGATGAAGGCGATGCCCAGCGGCACGAACAAGCGCCCCTCCATCCCCGGCAGCGCGAACAGGGGCAGGAACACCAGCACAATGATCATCGTGGCGTAGAGAATCGCCGAGCGAACCTCCATCGAGGCCCTGGCAACGATGACCAGGGGCGTCAGCCGGTTCTCAGGGTGGCGGGTGCGGTCCTCCTTGAGCCGCCGCATGATGTTCTCCACATCGACCACAGCATCGTCCACGAGACCGCCGATGGCGATCGCCAGCCCACCGAGCGTCATGGTGTTGATTGATAGGCCGAAATAGTGGAACACCAGCCCGGTCACGAAGATCGAGGCAGGAATCGCGGTCAACGCGATCACCAGGGGGCGCAAAGTGCCCAGGAAGAAGAACAGGATCACCGCCACGAAGACCGATGCGCCGATGAGCTTGCCTTGCAGCGTGCTGATGGACGCCTCGATGAAGTTGGCTTGTCGGAAGGTCACCTGTGGCTCGGCCATGCCAGCCGGCAGTGAGCCCTTCATGTCCGCCAACGCTGACTCGATCGAGCGGGTCAGTGCAATCGTATCGGCCGTGGGCTGCTTTTGGATGCCCAGGATCACGGCTGGCAGGCCCTCGAAGCCCGCATCGCCGCGCTTGATGGCTGGCGCAAACTGAACATCGGCGACCTGGTGGAGCAGGATGGGTTGGCCCGCACGCACCGCGAGAGGCAGGTTACGCAGGTCGTCGAGTCGGGACGTGCGGCCCAGGTTGCGGATCAGGTACTCGCGGCCATTGATCTCCAGGAAGCCGCCGGAAGTGTTCGCGGAGAAGCCCTTGAGAGCCGCATCCAGATCGGACGCAGTCACGCCCAGCTCTGACATTCGCGTGGTGTTGGGCTGGACCTGGAACTGACGGACCTCGCCTCCGATCGGGATGACTTGGGCAACACCAGGTATGGCCATCAGCCGGGGGCGTAGCACCCAGTCCGCGTACTCGCGAGTGTCCATGGCCGACAGCGGCGGGGCTGCGTTCTTCTGCCCTGAGGGCTTGGCACCGATGGGGATTGCAATCTGCATGATCTCGCCCATCACTGAGCTGATTGGCCCCATAGTGGGCGTCACGCCCGGGGCTAGCCCTTCCTCCATGGACGTCAGGCGTTCGGAGACCATCTGGCGCGCCCGGAAGATGTCGGTCTTCCAGTCAAATGTCACGTAGATGAAGGAAAGCCCGGCGCTGGAGACCGAGC from Stenotrophomonas sp. 704A1 includes these protein-coding regions:
- the cueR gene encoding Cu(I)-responsive transcriptional regulator, encoding MNIGEASKASKVSAKMIRYYEQIGLIPPADRTDSGYRAYTQDDVHRLHFIRRSRDLGFSVAEITDLLGLWNDKSRQSADVKRLAQQHIDELDRRIESMLEMAATLKALIRCCAGDERPDCPILHTLEQPDISDNKPEARTGAVPRRARANAAGKKPCAH
- a CDS encoding Lrp/AsnC ligand binding domain-containing protein, whose product is MDVFRASVQNWPEVVECHALTGDMDYLLRVVVMDMAHYSRFVLDTLLKHPSVQDCKTSFVLDRVKSTTALPL
- a CDS encoding glutaredoxin domain-containing protein; this encodes MSAPKLATLYRMVMPGHTCPYGLKSLDLLNRKGYEVEDKHLASREQTDAFKKEHGIETTPQVFINGRRVGGYDDLRKFFGMSVKDKNAVT
- a CDS encoding helix-turn-helix domain-containing protein; translated protein: MQKRTIRPGRPAGVTTYESAPALAFGQAVRAARLAQGIAQDEFAGLAGIARSHMGKIERGEHMPTLALILKISLALKISSAELMTATERNLYLQGDA
- the fdx gene encoding ISC system 2Fe-2S type ferredoxin, translated to MPKITVLPHPELAPEGAELNVPAGTSICEALLDNGIEIEHACDMSCACTTCHCIVRKGFDSLNEVEECEDDLLDRAWGLEAQSRLSCQAIVATEDLTVEIPKYTINHAKENH
- a CDS encoding heavy metal translocating P-type ATPase, which produces MSMATTSSAGAQAAAISLPIEGMTCASCVGRVEAALAKVEGVASVSVNLATERADIRLNRPVDRMALIQAIEKVGYDVPQGTIELAIGGMTCASCVGRVEKALKAVPGVTEAVVNLATERATVRGVASVQDLIAAVDKVGYEASPVDTGMQADEEAAEKKDAERAELKRDLTLAAVLALPVFVLEMGSHMIPGMHEWVASTIGIQQSWYLQFVLTLLVLAIPGWRFYEKGFPALFRLGPDMNSLVAVGTAAAFGYSMVATFAPSLLPAGTVNVYYEAAAVIVALILLGRFLEARAKGRTSEAIKRLIGLQAKEAHVLRDGRIVDIPINDVAQGDIVEVRPGERVPVDGEVTEGRSFVDESMITGEPIPVEKAEGSTVVGGTVNQKGALTLRATAVGGQTMLAQIIRMVEQAQGSKLPIQAVVDKVTLWFVPAVMLAAVLTFLVWLVFGPSPALSFALVNAVAVLIIACPCAMGLATPTSIMVGTGRGAEMGVLFRKGEALQLLKDAKVVAVDKTGTLTEGRPVLTDLEIADGFDRNQVLAKVAAVESRSEHPIARAIVESAVEGGIALPTMTDFDSVTGMGVRATVDGARVEVGADRFMRELGLDVGSFARTAERLGNEGKSPLYAAIDGRLAAIIAVADPIKSSTPAAIAALHQLGLKVAMITGDNARTAQAIAKQLGIDEVVAEVLPEGKVEAVRRLKASHGQIAYVGDGINDAPALAEADVGLAIGTGTDVAVESADVVLMSGNLQGVPNAIALSKATIGNIRQNLFWAFGYNTALIPVAAGVLYPAYGVLLSPIFAAGAMALSSVFVLGNALRLRRFQPPLAADTAH
- a CDS encoding heavy-metal-associated domain-containing protein translates to MQFHLEDMTCGGCARTVTKTIQMIDPNAKIVTDPPTRRVEVQTSASQEQIAAALSEAGFPPRAQ
- a CDS encoding LysR family transcriptional regulator; the encoded protein is MELRHLRCFVALAEELHFTRAAERLHIEQPPLSRTIKELEDELGVLLFDRDRRGTRLTPAGTTFLQDIRRLFTNLEQARENVRAIAAGLRGSVRIAISDGAIDPRLSALLALCRQEEPEIEIRLSEVTLAEQLRGLRSGDFAIGFAHTADVGDGLVTEPIWQDPLVVTVPIRHPLLAHKEVSLRELVSYPLVMCDPQLCEGYCRELTRLLHPLERESTIVEHVSSLDMMLTLVGAGYGIGFATATRIAACQRPDVVIRPLALDSAVIITYLLRPEGGSGLSAPVERFIERLRSPKSD
- a CDS encoding ArsR/SmtB family transcription factor, producing MKGSSSVGDIAETLELSQSLVSHHLRLLRGARLVKGVRQAKQIFYEVADKHVNQVLLDMATHIAEDHNDE
- the lpdA gene encoding dihydrolipoyl dehydrogenase, with protein sequence MEMHFDVIVIGAGPGGYIAAIRAAQLGMKVACVDAWKNKDGKPAPGGTCNNIGCIPSKALLQSSENFEQAKHHFGTHGISTGDLRMDVTTMLERKNQVVKSSNEGILYLFRKNKVQFFNGLASFTRTVDGGFEVSVAADEAVTLVGKQIIVATGSNVRPLPNLPFDERVVLSNDGALDIAAVPDRLAVIGAGVIGLELGSVWRRLGADVTILEGLPSFLPIVDQAIAKEAKKAFDKQGLKIELGAKVREVNATEAGVTIHYTDSQGQTQSLQADKVIVAIGRVPNTEGLNPAAVGLQLDERGAVLVDDECRTSVPGIWAIGDVVRGPMLAHKAEEEGVAVAERIAGQHGHVDFNTIPNVIYTSPEIAWVGRTEQQLKEQGTAYRIGSFPFMANGRARALGDTPGLVKVIADPATDEILGVHVVGPQASELVAEAVIAMAFKASSEDIARICFAHPTLSETFKEASLAVDKRALNF
- a CDS encoding MauE/DoxX family redox-associated membrane protein produces the protein MVRGLCHVPPGAAEAQGRGRLRDDLLAKRWVRYAYFYPFAEAIAGVQMVAGVGMWVSIPLALFIGTVGAVSVFKAVYVDRRELKCACVGGDSNVPLGFVSLTENLMMVAMALWPRSAYLGMH
- a CDS encoding VOC family protein — its product is MGLRLCESEYWADFYTKFFNFQEIRYFDINGEYTGLASKAMSAPDGLIRIPLNEEARQGGGQIEEFLMQFSGEGIQHIALLCDNLLDALDRVQMAGIPLLTAPNDIYYANLEKRLPGHGQPVPELQARGILLDGTTEGGQPRLLLQIFSEPLLGPVFFEFIERKGNYREGFGEGNFGALFESMERDQINRGSLEINPA